The sequence CGGAgcgttctgttattgtgcagctaatacaatggcgcacatctaaaagtgacttttattatctcattagagaggtttatggatatatagttatttatttgggttaccattgtctaaggaacagacaatgatacgtccgtgtgaattttctgcagttccctttgctgcatattttggtgaatatattggtgtggggtatgtatgctctcctcacatcttactgttttaggaaagtagattttctttatataagtattctggatttgtacatattttagaggaaattttgaatgttaattgccaaatgcatcgcctggttgtctgctttcaaaattatataggttttatggcgccttttactttttattctgttttattgatatattttgcaggttgtgactgtctaaaaatgtctagctgaaaagcagatatctagttattacagttttattgatattatgtggatttatttatgtgaacatatcaatagggcacatttgtgaactgtatacatgtccatctattacatttaggagaagtgaaggaaaacattttctttttggatcaaattttttgccatcaaagtcaaattttaagtatttttaataaaatgtttcaatttgaatcaaaattgcatgaaggcgcctatgtctataaaatctttgatacaattttgaaaatggggcaagtgtctgctttcacaaaatatcggtccctctccccaatgggcctcagtctaatcaacctaccagtaatttttggagtgtgggaggaaaccggaggaaacccacacagagagaacatacaaaatctttgcacatattgaccagcgctgcaaggctgtagtgctaatcacggagccaccatgctgcccatatcatgcttcctatcatttatctatctcctataaaattctcccatattacagtttgttttcccATACTAAAGgaacctcttgctgactgtgactggtcataaatagttttattttggggccccacttttagttttgcccagggccccactttgtctagaaccggccctggccatgtggcctgtatcaccccggcagccatgtgccctgtatcacccctgcagccatcaggcctgtatcagccctgcagccatgtgccctgtatcacccctgcagccatgtgccctgtatcacccctgcagccatgtgccctgtatcacccctgcagccatgtgccctgtatcacccctgcagccatgtgccctgtatcacccctgcagccatgtgccctgtatcacccctgcagccatgtgccctgtatcacccctgcagccatcaggcctgtaccTTCTTATTACTATTCTGTATGATTGCTTGAAACGGcaaattaaaaaactttttttttatagtaaaaaaggTCTCCACACGCTGGGTCTCAGCAAGAGAATAGTAGTATAGTAATAGCAGTATAAGAGGGAAAAATCGGAGAAAGGGGGCGAAGTGGCAGTGGGACACTGCACAAGAAACCTTACCTCTACACAGGTTTCTTGCGTTTTTTGGATGTGGTGATGGACGTTGGAGAGTAAgttatcaaaatatatttttactttaaagcattattaataaaagaattgtaagttcttgtgtcctcagAATTGTCGTTGCATCAATGCACTATAGAAGGAGGCAGCTGGCATCGTCAAGTCTCAGTATTGCTGCAGAGACGGAGGTCCTGGATCAGTTGAGGAGGAGGCGCGAAGAATCGGCGGAGGATATCTTCATGCGCTCCATGGTGCAAGACCTAAAAGGAGTGCATGAGGATGACAACATGAATTGCAGGGTAGCCATGATGGCTGTcctgcaaatttttaaaaaaggcacACCGAAGGACAAGTCCGAGGTGGCTCTTTTTTTGGAGAGACGGCGTCAGCATGTGGGTGGACTGCTACCTCCAAGCCCACCTCCATCCACCAGATACCCTGCCATGGCCCCTGTGTTCCATGGCCCCTACGAAGGCTCTTCAGCCATGGCTTCTCATGGCCATGCAACAGAAGGTCCATATACCAGAGAGCTGTATGAGCtataaatacagcattttgaattgtatatagtgttaatatttgtttataaattcgtttaaaaaaaaattacaagtctTCTTTCATTATTCTTTACTCCATCCACTACCATCCTGTATATGCATGCAAAATAGACAGATGGCCGCAGGGATCAAACAGCAAAGTAGCCTTGCATCCTTCTGGCTCTTTTTTGTTCACTCAGACGtacttttaaaggttttttttttgaaaggcaaatcaccatcaaatcaagcatggataaaccaggtacacttgctcatagatacgAGCAccttgaatgtggtaatcttcttatatttgttataatacCTCCATCTCACTCACACCTCCTTTACTTGCTCCTTTAATTACTcctttttaaaatttgcaaatgTGCTTGAGGAACTCCAAGCTCCATTAGCGACTATGATACCTGGAGCCCCACATGTACATTTGAATTATATCCTAAATCTTTGGaccaaagaagctaaaagaacagcagatacggccacatttttaaaacatttttgaagattattacatccaaattcaaatgCACACATAACCATCCAACCACATTGCTAatgtctttgaaaaaaaaaacacatgacgaagtattgtgtatataattttattaaaaataaaaaaggatggATAGTTTACTCCTTTGACTCATTTTCCAATGTCAGCCAAAAAGCAACTAAAATGGGTCAAAGAAGTAGTAAGCTCACAACCcgcgtcaaggggccccatcgcttgcgagtccctacactaaactaccaaaacaaaaaaggttcaaaataaaaaacaaacactaaTCTAAAAATCCAGAGCCTCAACGTCcactaatagcatccatctgccagggaacgACACCCTCCGAAGAAACAAAGTAGGAGGCAAACTGCTCACGAACAAACAGTCCAGCCACTCCgggtcgtccttggagagtgttgtccagggggatagacgctgttggatgttgtccctccAGGTCACCATCTGAAGCACCATCGTGGATCCGAATGAAGTTGTGAAGAATAACGCAGGCTTGCACTACCTTCTTAACGTTGTCCGGGTCCATCTGAATTGAGCTGTGAAGAACCCGCCACTTGCTGCAAAGAATCCCGAAGGCACACTCCACATACCGTCTTGCTCGTGTGAGTCGATAGTTGAAAATGCGCCTCCGTTCATCCAAACCACGCCGCGGGAATGGCCGCAGCACATGACGAGAAAGTCCAAAGCCTTCATCAGCGACGATcacaaatggtgcaggaggtccaGTAGATCCAGGTAGACATCTCGGCTCGGGCAGGGTCAGCTGGTTGGAGCGAAGtcgttcacccattctggaagccctgaagaccactgcatccgcagaacttccataggccccaatatcaacaattataaacttgtagtcactgtcagccaaagccaacaaaaccacagaaaaatattgtttaaaattgaagaattgggaccctgagtgagcCGGCTTCTTCACACGTATGTGTTTCCCATCCAGTGCCCCGATGCAATTTGGAAACTGTGCTGAGTCCAGGAAACCATCAGAAATCcggatccagtcttcagcagttGGCACAGGCATGACCGCAGGTCTTAGTCGCTTCCATATCACTTCGCAGGTCGATCTCACGATCATTGAAATGGTGGAAACGCCCAGCAGGAACTCATAATGCAGCGAAGCAAACGAgttcccagtggcaagaaacctaaaaaaaaaatacatttaatatttaaagagaCTGTCCAAtttgaaataatgaaatgtatataatTGAAAAAACTTACCGCAGTGTCACGATGAGCCGTTCCTCTGGTGTCACAGATCGCCTCATGTTGGTATCCTGCAAACAGAGCCCCGATCGCAGGTCCGCCAAAAGACGATCAAATGAAGTCACAGTCATCCGAACGTAGTTGTGAAACTTGTCCGGATGCTGGCGCAGGTCAGCGTACAAGTTCATGAAGTGACCCCTCCTAGGCCGCTCAGCaacaatgggatgaacccaaaaTCGCCTAGTCGAGTGCCGCTCCTCCTCACGCATTGCAGAACACCTTCGGAGAAAGCGCAGTACAACCCAGTCCAGGAGCAGATCGTCTGTGGGATTGTACGCCATCGCAAAAGACAAGAAGTGCCAGAAACCAGAAGCAGCAATGGAGACTAAACCTCGCTCTCAGAAAAGACAAAATGGAGTCTGGGCcggtcaggtgaccaaatttggggATGGGCAAGCTTTTGTCATAATTTGTCATTATTTGCTGGCCCACCATATTTTGTACGGACACGGTACAGATACGGTGCAATACGTGCGCATACGGGTAAAAACGGCACGTATATACGGCACAATACGCCAGAAATATACAgaatgtgaaaatgtataagatcgtgtgaatgcagccttaaataagcccctaaaaagtcactttcccatacaaacacttaaagtataaaaaacacaaatacacaaaaaaaaccccacatatttgttattgctgcgtctgtaacaatcaaatacaaataaacaaatacaATCTTTATTGGACCTGCGCTGTTAACGCTATGAAAATAAAACTTGAAAAATCTtccaaaaaagatattttttttattaacacccttaaaaatgctctaacatgtgataaaaaaaatgttacaggcTCCAAAATAAAACGGCTAAAAAAAAACACCCCTTCTTGTCaacccaaaaataaaaatgttatgaattatggtgactttttttttttttttggaaaattggaaaaaaaaaaaattaaaaagccatataaattaggtatttttgtaattgttttttggcacccaaattctgagcctcttaACGTTCTAGAAAAATgtatggaatcttaaaaaaaccatgccaacatagaGACATTTAGGAAAGGTAAGTTATGATGAATTCATTTGggcgctatgactatctgcttcaaggtagagaatttagaaccctgaaaatgaagattttttccaatttttgccaaatttacataACTAATGCTATCATCCTAATTTTTTaatctaatttgaagtacaatatgacactagaaacattctcaaaatccactggatatgttaaaatgtCTATAACTTGTAATATTGTCAGATTCTCGTCAGATTTGAAACATGGGTCTATGTCCTTGAGGCCAAAATAGTCCTGAAGGGGCTAAGTGCCTGGAAAACCTTTTTTATTGGAAAACACAACTACCATACTGCAGATTTACAATTCTTTAGTGCTTTAGTATTCCTAATTTCTCTATGTAGTTGCCTCTGTAGTATTATTATGACATCTAGTGGTTGATATAGTGTATTGCAAATATTCAGTTTCGCTTTGCTTTTTCCTTACTATATATACGACTTTAAAGACAGCCTTAGCCATTAGTTAAATAAAGGCAAagtaatgaaaaaataaacataataattACTATGATGCTCACATTTTTAAATGGTTTTGCTTGGACACGTTTTGAAATCAGCCATTTTTGTTTGGATGTCTGCAATGTAAACTTACCAACCATTTCAAGCATCATAAAGTCTTCAGTATCAATTGCTGGACTTAttgctaactttatgtaggacaATACCTTTGAGACTAAATAGATGCTGGCTATGTACCCCTGTTTTCAGTTATGCTAAATTGACAACATATTATCATTTTTATTGATTGATTTAATGATGTGAGGAGACACTAGTCCAGGAGCTCCTTGCTGCCTAAGTGGGGAATCACCCAAACAGCCCACCTGCCGGAGCAGCAGCCAGCCGCATCAATATGGCAAACAGAGCAGCCTCTGCATGCGGCTTAATAAAAATGGCACTGCCACCCATCTCAAAGCAAATGACATGCCTGCCCATGTGAAAAGGAATGCCAGAGCAGTGCCCGAACCCCGATGCTATAGAAATGCCTGTGATCGGCTGGACTAGACATGTGACTTTGCAATATAAGAGCAGAGTCACATGTCTAGATGTCATTACACACAGGAGACAACTAAGGAGAGCTTGCTACTTGTCATAGGGTCAGTCAGCTAGGTTTGGATTTGTGAAACAGCAGCAACTAGGTTTCTATGCCTGTCCTTATAAGAGTACTGTGAAGAATTGCATCTGTGCAGGAGTATTCTTACTGATTATACAATATTGTACAGTAATGCTTTATTAGCATgtactgcatcatccagcaaaATCCTGCCTTTGTCTACTATTGAGCCACAGAAATAATCATCATCAATCATACCTTGTTGGCAAAGTTGCTCCTGTCAAAGAATATTGCGCTTTTATACCTAGTTTAGAAAAGTCTTCTTGTCAGAGAATATTTCACCTCACCTTAATACATGGTTCAAAAAACTGTGGTCAGTGAGAATACCACACACTAATACATGTTTCAGAAAAGTGTTTTCAGGGAGAACAGCACACACCAATAAGTGGTTCAAAAAAGTGGAGTCAGTGAGAATAGCACAGTCTAATACATGGTTCAGAAAAGTGCGGTAAGTGAGGATAGCACACACTAATACATGATTCAGAAAAGTGTTGTCAGTGAGAATAGCACACACCAATACGTGTTTCAGAAAAGTGTGGTCAGTACACATAAATACATGGTTCAGAAAAGTTTGGTCAATGAGAATAGTACACACCAATACATTGTTCAGACAAGTGTGGTCAGTACACACAAATAATAATGTAATACCTTGATTGTAAGGGTGTTTTTAAAGTATTGTTTGGTACTGcaggtttttttaaaatgagAAAATATACTAAACTGGCTGAATGTGGGCATGATCCAATCTAATAATAGCTCAATAaaatgtacaaggctcctggaccagatgggttacaccccagagttcttaaaaacTCGATACTGTTATTGCTGTGTCAAAAAATCTTCAGAGATTGCCCAATGACTGGTACGGTATCAAGTGTCTGGCGCAAGgtgaatgtggtgccaatattcaaaaaaggctctaaaactttaccaggcaattacaggcctgtaagcttaacttccattgtgaggAAAACATTGGAAGGGTTACTAAAAGACAACATATAGGAGTAGGTGACATCACAAAgtaacagccagcatgggtttactaaggatagaagttgtctaacttgatctgcttctatgaagatgAGAGCAGATGCGTGGACAGAGGAGCTAGTGTAGATATTTTATGTTGTTAGACTTTACAAAGGCATACCcctgggttctgtgcttggcacactattatttaatttatttagcaATGATATAGACAAAGGAATTAACAGCActctgtctatttttgcagatgacaccaagctgtgtagtgtaatacagtctatggaggatgttcataggctgcagggtgagttggacaaactgagtgtttggtcgtccacttggcaaatgaggttcaatgtggataaatgtaaggttatgcacttgggggctaataatccaaaggcaaaatatgtcctcgggggaataaatctgggagagtcccttgttgagaaggacctgggggtactagtagatcacaaattaaataacagcatgcaatgtcaatcagctgcctctaaagccagaaggatcttgtcatgtatcaaaagtggtatagaCTCTtctgatagggatgtaatattaccactgtacaaggcattggttcggcctcacctggaatatgccttccagttctgggcaccggtccataaaaaggatgccctggagctggagagggttcaacatagagccagaaaaatgaaaaagggtatggagggtctcagttatgaggaaagattaaaacaactaaatttatttagtctggaaaagagatgactacatgattatttatataaatatatgagtggtccatacagaaaatatgttggtaggttgtttcagattaaatcaaatcaaaagactgtCTCCGactgggcttttttactatgagagctgtcaatctgtggaatagcctgcctcaggcgctggtcacagcagggacagcagaaagcttcaagaagggtctagatgcctttttacacctaaataacattgatggttatgttatatagaattgtttccccctaaatccctttcttatgcaatcccttcccttccttggttgaacttgatggacaagtgtcttttttcaaccgtataaactatgatgatccagttctgggctccagtccataaaaaggattccCTGGAGCTAGAGATGAtacaatgaagagccacaaaaatgatgaggtatggagggtcttagttatgaggaaagattaaagctatttttttttcaaaaagtggcattaataatttatataaatatatgaatggcacatacaaaaaatatggtggaaaattggtccagattaaatcaaatcaaatcaaaagacaaaggGGTACTGTCTGCATTAGGTCTTTTTTACTATGCGACAGGGCTTTTTATCTATGAGAGCTGTCAATCTGTCGAAAAACCTGCCTTAGGCGCTGGTcgcagtagggacagcagagtgcTTTAAGAAGGGCCTAGTTGCCTGCTCCAAGTCCATCTGGTGCAAATAGGCGCCAGGGTGTGTGGTACGTACTAGTAGGCACGAATAGGCCACACACATTTGatgcattggtcaattacatggtaGACAGTGCATCAACTTTTGTGGGATTATCTTCACCACGCTGATCCTAAGTTGGAAGCACAGAGAACTTCACCTCATCTCCCTTCAAAGTCACAAAGCCATTTCAGCCACAGGTCATGGCGTAGTCAGTCATTAGTCAGTACGATAACTCTCCTTACTCGTAATCTGCGGCTTCTTCTGCCCCTCACCCAGACAGAAGTTACAAGATTCCCAAGACCTTGTGTTGGAGGCTGATTGTGGAGATGGCTGACCACGCAGTGGCTTTCTGTAATGTGCAAACCAGGAAGAAGTATAGTGGTGAAGACTTGGTGGTAGAAGAAAATGAGAGGTAATGATGAGGCCCTAGACCCTACATGGGTGATAGAGTGGAACTTTGGCTTGCAACTGTATGTCTGAGAGAGCTGCTGGTGCCAGGTGGTCAACCTGTTATTAAAGAAAGGAGACCATCCATCCACATCCACATGCAAGCATGTGGGGACGGAtgctgtgtctggcagaatttgTGCAGGCTTGGGATGGAAGGGAGCTAGAGGGATTTGGCTGAATATAAGATGTATATTAAGTATGGGAAATTGATATGCTCTAAGATTGGGACAGAAGTACACTCTATAAACTAAAGagggacatacagtatatatttatgaaaataaaaataagtttttatCCTGGGGAATATGTGTAGGAGTAGCATTTATGAGGGAGTGGAGATAAACTGGAAGGGGAAGAGGAATGTAAAGAAATTATATTAATCTATCATACATGTTGAAGAGTTTAATTAAGACTCTTGGGGGACAGACTTTGGAATGTAAAAATCCAAGAGAATTCCCTAATTTGCAATTTATTCCTAGTTTCGACTGGGATTTGTTCCACCAGGCAGATTTTTCTATTTGAGAAATCCTTTCCATGTTCAGTAGTGAGGTGTTAAGATGCACTTTGTTTCCTAAAACCATTTgtagttgtcacgggtgctcctgcgatccttGTCTCAGATTGCGGGTGCACCAGTGCCTCCCCGGAGTCTGGTGGCCGGCTTccctcaccttccccggctcccgcGGCGTCCTCTGCTGCTCCCTCGGCTCGGCGCActcgtccccgtctcctagggcgcgtgcgcgccGCCTCGCTAGGATATAAAGGGCCATTTGACtcattctatataagcctgcctcttcctgcaagcccttgccggatctttgtgcctcacagcctgagagaaagctattctgcgatttgcctgcgattcctgcattcctgtgtcttctgcgttcctgtgctcCCGTGTTCCTGTATTACCTGaactcctccatgttcctgtgtaccagtgttcctccgtgctgctgtcctgtgtgctgtgttcccgtagcctcctgcttggacctcctgttgctgactctggaccggactctgacattgcacctctgccgcctgccctgaccttgtgcctggacttcgaccacgagattgtctgccgtctctgtactgctaccttggccgccactgtagacaagtcacgcctgaggaacgacctggtggtaccacgccgcagcttgtctaacccgccttgcggcgggctctggtgaaaaccgggtaccacttagactccggtcccaggtagtggcttgtgtcatcgtctgcagtggtccagaggatccacacctgcaagcctgacagtagTATTGAAGTGATGCTTATCTATAAGTTTTCTTATTAATCACATGGTGCGGCCAATATATTGGAGGCTGCAACATATTCCAGGAGGTAGATAACCTCACACGAGGAACTAATAAAGGAAAAACTTCATTGGTGATGTTACTTTTCAACTAAGTAAAACCATGTAGAATGTTTTTACAGCACAAACATTGATTGGAGGTACACTTATATATCCCATGTGGTTTGGTCTATTaagtaattattttattaaataaagcaATGTAGTACTCAGTTTAGGTTTTAGTTTGCTAGGAGCAAGGATGGATTTTAAATTGGTATTATGTCTAAAAGTCAAATTAGGTTTTTGGAGGTGATCAAGGAGAAAAGTAATGAAGTTAAATTTTCAGCGGCTGTATTACTTTGTTTTTGCCCATTCATTGGCACAATAAATTAACCCCCTAGTGACCACCAATAGGGATTTCTCCTTCGGTCACTAATGAGTCTCCGTCGGCCTAGCCTAAGTTCTGCATGGACCACACAACCCCTCCTTGTGTTCCGATCTGGTCTGTTTAACCCGTTAGATCTCGCGGTCAATGTTGTGACCGCGGGATCTACATAACTGCAAAAGGAGTTAAATGAAGTGCATAGGGTGACACTTCTAATGcaatgcagtacatggttattgcagtgcattagtatgaacttgcgatcacatgatcactagttcataagCTAgtattgtaaaattaaaaaagtaaaaaaaaatttaaaaaaaatgcattaaaatg comes from Engystomops pustulosus chromosome 6, aEngPut4.maternal, whole genome shotgun sequence and encodes:
- the LOC140065951 gene encoding uncharacterized protein, producing MAYNPTDDLLLDWVVLRFLRRCSAMREEERHSTRRFWVHPIVAERPRRGHFMNLYADLRQHPDKFHNYVRMTVTSFDRLLADLRSGLCLQDTNMRRSVTPEERLIVTLRFLATGNSFASLHYEFLLGVSTISMIVRSTCEVIWKRLRPAVMPVPTAEDWIRISDGFLDSAQFPNCIGALDGKHIRVKKPAHSGSQFFNFKQYFSVVLLALADSDYKFIIVDIGAYGSSADAVVFRASRMGERLRSNQLTLPEPRCLPGSTGPPAPFVIVADEGFGLSRHVLRPFPRRGLDERRRIFNYRLTRARRYVECAFGILCSKWRVLHSSIQMDPDNVKKVVQACVILHNFIRIHDGASDGDLEGQHPTASIPLDNTLQGRPGVAGLFVREQFASYFVSSEGVVPWQMDAISGR